The Dreissena polymorpha isolate Duluth1 chromosome 10, UMN_Dpol_1.0, whole genome shotgun sequence genome includes a region encoding these proteins:
- the LOC127849329 gene encoding uncharacterized protein LOC127849329: MASVEFIDLPIIDFAKAKTDRQEQAKKIVEVLESVGFAFIDNVQGINFKGLWDCCQWFFAKPVEFKRKIMRQQWNPENSNIYRGYFPVVPGEPSRKEAFGCGRDVKEDDPTVSKTNWFYEKSTWPVEDGTLPFKEFLQGQYECMHEACMELLRLCAIGLGIPEESLTDLFNPNPCSTFRILHYPPWVGEPPAIAMLEDGKVVTTPEHTDSDFMTLLTPFHFGGLEVMQANGTWAEVNTRPGSLIMNIGDTFSRMLGGRFKATRHRVLDIGEDRYSVPFFLSPKFHGDIGINFLSQYTEDGDAHVPERFGPWVLYTMKHKKKYFEYKVLPEFEDV; this comes from the exons ATGGCGTCCGTTGAATTCATTGATCTACCAATCATCGACTTTGCAAAGGCCAAGACTGACAGACAAGAGCAGGCCAAAAAAATAGTTGAAGTCTTGGAAAGCGTAGGATTTGCATTCATCGACAACGTGCAAGGCATAAATTTCAAG GGTTTATGGGATTGCTGCCAATGGTTCTTCGCTAAACCCGTGGAGTTCAAACGGAAGATAATGCGACAGCAGTGGAATCCGGAAAACTCCAACATATACCGAGGCTATTTTCCGGTAGTCCCAGGTGAACCGAGTAGAAAGGAGGCCTTTGGGTGTGGCCGAGACGTTAAGGAAGATGATCCGACTGTTTCCAAGACAAACTGGTTTTATGAGAAGTCAACCTGGCCTGTTGAAGATGGGACTTTACCATTCAAGGAATTCCTCCAGGGGCAGTACGAATGCATGCACGAAGCCTGTATGGAATTGCTCCGATTGTGCGCAATTGGTCTTGGCATTCCAGAAGAATCGTTAACTGATCTTTTCAACCCGAACCCGTGctcaacatttagaatattgcaCTATCCACCTTGGGTGGGGGAGCCCCCTGCGATTGCCATGCTAGAAGATGGAAAAGTGGTCACCACACCTGAACACACAGATTCCGACTTCATGACCCTTCTGACACCCTTCCATTTCGGTGGTCTGGAGGTTATGCAAGCCAATGGAACGTGGGCCGAAGTGAATACAAGACCCGGTAGTCTGATTATGAACATTGGCGACACCTTCTCGCGAATGCTTGGGGGACGTTTCAAGGCGACCCGTCATCGAGTCCTCGATATCGGCGAGGACCGGTATTCTGTTCCGTTCTTTCTTAGCCCCAAATTTCACGGCGACATCGGGATAAATTTCCTGTCGCAGTATACGGAAGATGGGGATGCCCACGTTCCCGAGAGATTTGGACCCTGGGTCTTGTACACGATGAAGCACAAGAAGAAATACTTTGAGTATAAAGTTCTGCCTGAGTTCGAGGATGTTTAA